The following are encoded together in the Zingiber officinale cultivar Zhangliang chromosome 8A, Zo_v1.1, whole genome shotgun sequence genome:
- the LOC122008156 gene encoding 14-3-3-like protein GF14-C, producing the protein MPPVETPREENVYLAKLAEQAERYEEMVEYMEKVVKTINGEELTVEERNLLSVAYKNVIGARRASWRIISSIEQKEESRGNEDHVSLIKDYRAKVEEELSKICEGILKLLDSHLVPSATSAESKVFYLKMKGDYHRYLAEFKTGAERKDEAENTLLAYKSAQDIAFADLASTHPIRLGLALNFSVFYYEILNSPDRACSLAKQAFDEAISELDSLGEESYKDSTLIIQLLRDNLTLWTSDITEDGTDEIKEATKKETGEGL; encoded by the exons ATGCCGCCGGTGGAAACGCCCCGCGAGGAGAATGTTTACTTGGCCAAGCTGGCTGAGCAGGCGGAGAGGTATGAGGAGATGGTGGAGTACATGGAGAAGGTGGTGAAGACGATCAACGGGGAGGAGCTCACCGTTGAGGAGCGCAACCTCCTCTCAGTAGCCTACAAGAATGTGATTGGAGCTCGTCGGGCGTCCTGGCGGATTATCTCTTCCATCGAGCAGAAGGAGGAGAGCCGTGGCAATGAGGATCATGTTTCTTTGATCAAGGATTATCGAGCCAAGGTCGAGGAAGAACTCAGCAAAATTTGCGAAGGTATCCTGAAGCTGCTTGATTCCCACCTCGTCCCCTCCGCTACCAGTGCAGAATCCAAGGTCTTTTATCTGAAGATGAAGGGTGACTACCACAG GTACCTGGCTGAGTTCAAGACTGGAGCAGAGAGGAAAGACGAAGCTGAAAACACTCTTTTGGCATACAAATCTGCACAA GATATTGCTTTTGCTGATTTGGCTTCTACTCATCCCATAAGGCTGGGGCTGGCACTTAACTTCTCTGTCTTCTACTATGAGATTCTGAACTCACCAGACCGTGCTTGTAGCCTTGCAAAGCAG GCTTTTGATGAGGCTATCTCTGAACTTGATTCTTTGGGAGAAGAATCATACAAAGACAGCACCTTGATAATTCAACTTCTTCGAGACAACTTGACGCTGTGGACCTCCGATATCACG GAGGATGGAACGGATGAGATCAAGGAAGCTACGAAGAAGGAAACAGGCGAGGGCCTGTGA
- the LOC122008155 gene encoding UPF0664 stress-induced protein C29B12.11c-like, producing the protein MAMNPQLFPNGMPVPFVGELFVLARDGVEFEIDKIPGEDHVKAKGIIYLSNIRMVFVAKKPVGNFVAFDMPLLFVHGEKFNQPIFHCNNISGSVEPVVPEGQHSALYSTHKFKILFKEGGCGTFVPLFLNLIGTVRQYNQHAAAYRAQEAAAHVDPLQAAQTPVDDMMRRAYVDPNDPTRIFLQQPTPESQLRRRTYHPNSAENSY; encoded by the exons ATGGCGATGAACCCTCAGCTGTTCCCCAACGGGATGCCCGTGCCCTTCGTCGGCGAGTTGTTCGTGCTCGCTAGGGATGGCGTCGAGTTCGAGATCGACAAAATCCCCGG AGAAGATCATGTCAAAGCAAAGGGAATTATTTACTTGTCAAACATAAGGATGGTGTTTGTTGCAAAGAAACCTGTTGGAAACTTTGTGGCTTTTGATATGCCTCTG CTATTTGTTCATGGAGAAAAATTCAACCAGCCAATATTTCACTGTAATAACATATCAGGATCCGTGGAACCT GTGGTACCAGAGGGCCAGCACAGTGCACTCTACTCAACTCACAAATTCAAAATCTTGTTCAAGGAAGGTGGATGTGGAACTTTTGTTCCTCTTTTCTTAAATCTCATTGGAACCGTGAGGCAATACAATCAGCATGCAGCTGCTTATCGTGCTCAAGAAGCTGCAGCCCATGTGGATCCACTACAAGCTGCTCAGACTCCAGTGGATGACATGATGAGGCGCGC GTATGTTGATCCGAATGATCCGACTAGGATCTTTTTGCAGCAACCCACTCCTGAATCTCAACTGAGGAGGAGAACATATCATCCTAACTCTGCTGAAAACTCGTATTAA
- the LOC122011447 gene encoding two-component response regulator-like APRR1: protein MFDSSYSDSGLHPLFFSATAATMAVAAYPAPPPPHGLPRSYLQRRSSSHSLPFHHHHVLNSNASPPMRRVLSAGDLQGMMSCPNANHRVGRYSAEERKERIERYRSKRNQRNFRRKITYACRKTLADSRPRVRGRFKRNGEMETETETETEMEAANGNNFEFYSYDDAEHKQSKSRKVEVDWRSQLQAALAEEDQTESCYDEELLAGFADAFSINIFS from the exons ATGTTCGATTCCTCTTACAGCGACAGTGGCCTCCACCCGCTCTTCTTCTCCGCCACAGCGGCGACCATGGCGGTGGCGGCGTAccctgctcctcctcctcctcatggACTTCCTCGATCATATCTCCAGAGGAGGAGCAGCTCCCACTCGCTTCCCTTCCACCACCACCACGTCCTCAACTCTAACGCCAGCCCCCCCATGAGGCGGGTCCTCAGCGCCGGCGACCTCCAG GGGATGATGAGTTGTCCCAACGCTAATCATCGCGTCGGGCGATACAGCGCCGAGGAGAGGAAGGAAAGGATCGAGAGGTATCGGAGCAAACGAAATCAAAGGAACTTCCGCAGGAAGATCACT TACGCGTGCAGGAAGACGTTGGCCGACAGCCGGCCGCGAGTGAGAGGTCGGTTCAAAAGGAACGGGGAGATGGAAACGGAGACGGAGACGGAGACGGAGATGGAGGCAGCGAATGGGAACAACTTCGAGTTCTACAGCTACGACGACGCTGAGCATAAGCAGAGCAAGAGCCGTAAGGTGGAGGTGGACTGGAGGAGCCAGTTGCAGGCGGCGCTGGCTGAGGAGGACCAAACGGAGAGCTGCTACGACGAGGAGCTCCTTGCCGGCTTCGCCGACGCATTCTCCATCAATATTTTCTCCTAA